The segment GCACTCATATCTTCCGAAGTAACTTCGACCGTTTCTTGGTTGGGAGCATGGGGATTTTCCTCTTCTTGAGAGGGAGACTGAGGGATAGGCGTATGGATAGGATCGTGATCTTTACTACAAGAGATAAACACACAGATTAGCATTAAAATAGATAATCTTCTTTTCATATCGTTTTCTGATATATAAATAAATAGGGTTATAACTCTCCTTCTTTCAAAGGGTTGGCAAAAATAAATACTTTCAATAAAAAACCACTAATTATGCAAAGTTTTTTTAGCAAAAAAATAATAAAAGTGAGAAGGATGCTAGTTAGGATAGCCATCTAAACAGCTCATTCGATCGAGTAGCTAAGAGTTTAAGAGATCTATAAATATTAAATTATTGAAATACCTAGTATTGGGTATTTGTTCATTCTAAAATAAATAGTAGCTTTGTTTGAAGTTGATTCTAACTAGGTTTACGCGATTGATTTAGGAATGAGCACAAGGAAAAAATCAGACTATTTACGAAGAAGTAAAGCTTATATTCTTCTATTTGCCTTACTCCCTCTTTTTATGATGAAAACATTTCATCATCATGCTGATTTTGCCGTTGTTCAGAATTACAATACCATCATCAATGGCCAAACAACTCTAGTTTCGGCAGAAGAAGATTGTGCTATCTGTGATATGCTTCTTACTTTTTTCACTCTCGAAAAAGAACTTTTTTTAAGCATCAGCACACTCATTCTCTCCTTAGAATTTACGATATCACTAGATGAGATCCACAGTGATACCCCTACTTCTTTCTTTTTAAGAGCACCTCCTCTACTTCTCTCTTCTATTCAATAAATCAGCCTTAATCAGCTGTTCATAGATTTTATCTACCGTTTTTATCGGTAGACGGAATTCTTCAATCCATAAAACAACTCTAATATTTTAATAAAGCCACTCGGTTAATAGTGGTTTAGAATTCTTATGCTTAAATGAAAATATATTTTATCAGCATGCTCCTGTTGATATCAGGAAGCCTATGCTCTCATTCTTTATATGCCAATCGTTCATCAGAAAAAATAAAGATCAAAATAGTAGAGAAGGATTCCTCATATCCTATCGTGCAAGCTCTTATTCAAATCCATAATAAGGTGTATGTATCCGATGCAAAAGGAGAATGTACTATTGAACTTTCCCCTACAGATAACGTGATGCATATCCACTCTTTGGGATATAAACCGAGAGAGATCTCTTCTTTTCAAGGTAAAAAAGAGCTTCTTGTTTTCCTTGAATTAGAGCAAAATCTTCTTGAGGAAGTTGTGGTAAGCAGTAGTAAGCAAACCGCTGCAAGAAGTTCTGTAACACAAGGATTAACGGGTATCGAACTCAGTAAAAATCTAGGAAAATCTCTAGCAGAATCTTTAGAAAAGATGAAAGGAGTTAGCTTCATTCAGAATGGGGCAACTGTGGCCAAACCCGTAATACAAGGGATGTATGGCAACCGAATTCTGATTATCAATAATGGGGTTAGGCAAGAGGGACAAGCTTGGGGAGATGATCATGCACCCGAAATAGATATGAATAATGCCTCTTCTGTAACTATTATAAAAGGTGTTGATGCTATTCGTTATGGTTCTCAAGCTTTAGGGGGAATTATACGCTTAGAACCCAAAGAGCTACCTTATAATAGAACGAAGATTGGAGGAAATCTATCAACTAGTTATGGAAGCAATGGGAAACGATATGCCCTTACAGGATACCTAGATGGTTCTCTGCCCTTTGCTAAATCCATTGCTTGGAGGGTGCAAGGAACCTTACTGAATGGTGGCGACCGTAAAACAGCGAAGTATTTATTAAATAATACGGGAGTGC is part of the Bacteroides coprosuis DSM 18011 genome and harbors:
- a CDS encoding hypothetical protein (KEGG: bvu:BVU_2707 hypothetical protein~SPTR: Putative uncharacterized protein;~IMG reference gene:2504107598), whose product is MMKTFHHHADFAVVQNYNTIINGQTTLVSAEEDCAICDMLLTFFTLEKELFLSISTLILSLEFTISLDEIHSDTPTSFFLRAPPLLLSSIQ